The nucleotide sequence ACAGGCTCATGCCGATGGTGGACCAGAGGCGCTTGATGCCTTCCTCCTTCCGGTCGACAGCGGTCTGGAGCATTGGCCTCTGCTGCAGCTATCGGAGCACAGCGCCTTTTACTGGCTGCACGGGCAGCCCGTACGTGCACCGCAAGCGCCGCAATTCGGCATGCTGCGGGTACAAGATCACAACGGTCGCTTTATCGGTATCGGTGAAGTGAGTGATGACGGGCGTATTGCGCCGCGTCGACTGATTCGGTCGGAATGACCGATACGCAATGCTCCTGAGTGTGCATTGCGTCATGAGGATGGCTGTTGGCAGGCACGGTCAGCCCTCTTTTTAAACACGGGATATTCCCGGCCTGTTCACTGTAAGGAGCCCATCATGGCACTTAGCGTTGAAGAAAAAGCCCAGATCGTTAACGAGTACAAGCAAGCTGAAGGCGATACCGGTAGCCCGGAAGTGCAGGTTGCCCTGCTGACCGCCAACATCAACAAGCTGCAAGGCCACTTCAAGGCCAACGGCAAGGACCACCACTCCCGTCGTGGCCTGATCCGTATGGTCAACCAGCGTCGTAAGCTGCTGGATTACCTGAAGGGCAAGGATGCTACTCGTTACAGCACCCTGATCGGTCGTCTGGGTCTGCGTCGTTAAGACGTAGCGAGCTGGAAACCT is from Pseudomonas saudiphocaensis and encodes:
- the rpsO gene encoding 30S ribosomal protein S15 → MALSVEEKAQIVNEYKQAEGDTGSPEVQVALLTANINKLQGHFKANGKDHHSRRGLIRMVNQRRKLLDYLKGKDATRYSTLIGRLGLRR